AAGAATATTTTAAGGGCAATGTAAATTATAATTATTGAGCCGAGGATATAAGTTGCGGTTTTGTACCCTTTTTGGGATAGCAAACCGGAAAAATCTAAAACATCATCCGATTTTTTTCTACCCTTTTTTTCATGTCTTCGATCTCTTTTTTTTATTGAAACATCTCTCTTTACTATTGCGGCGATCCGAAATTCTTTTCTGTGTAACCAAACCACTTTATTTTCCGATGATTGGAATGGATACAAACCTTTGCGACGATTAAGCCTGAACTTTTCCATATCCAATCCTTGTTCGGCTGCATCTTCTTTAAATATTCTATAGAATAATTTTTTTTCTTGTGCCATAACTCAAATTCGACCTTTCAATGTAGATAAGATTTTTCTGATTTCTATGAGAGATTAAAAACATGTCAACTAATTTGTAGAAAAACTAATTTCAAAAAACTTGCCTAATTTTTCAACATTTCAAGATTTTGACTTGATATCCTTCGGGAAAATCAACTCATATTTTAAGGAGTAAATATAATGTTAAAAAAAATGCGTTCTTTATCACGTCCGATAATTTGGGTTACTGCAATCCTATTTATTGGTGGCATGGGAACAATGGGTATATCACAGATTTTTACTGAACACAAACAGTACGTAGGTGAAATAGCCGGGAATAAGATCCAATATGACAATTTTTACAAAATGGTTCAGAATGCCTATTCTGACTATCGCCAAAACAATCCGGATGAAGTAATAGATGAAGAAAAAATGCGAGGATTTAATGATCAAACTTGGGATCAATTAATTCAGAAGATCGTTCTGGAAAAAGCAATTAAAAAATATAATATCAAGGTTACCGATCAAGAAGTTGCTGCTAAGATAGTTAACGACCCACCCCCAATGCTCACTTCTCACGAATCGTTTCAAACAGATGGGAAATTTGATAAAGCAAAATATTTACAAGCTCTTCAAAACCCGGAAATTGATTGGTCGTGGTTAGAATCATATGACAACAGATTACTGCTTTACGAAAAATTTCAAAATATGCTTAATGCAAATATTATCGTAACAGAAGAAGAAGTAAAAAAAGATTTTATCGGGAAGAACGAAAAAGCCAAAGCAGAGATAATGATTTTTTCGCCAGAATTAATCGACTCTGTTGTTGTAACAGATGCTGAAATTGAAAAATATTATTATGCTTTCAAAGACGATTATTGGAAAAAAGCTCAAAGAAAACTGAAATACGTATCTATCCCGTTAATTCCCACGGTGGAGGATATAAAACACGTTGAAAATCTGATTAACGATATTTATAAGATGCTTGAAGAGG
The nucleotide sequence above comes from Candidatus Cloacimonadota bacterium. Encoded proteins:
- a CDS encoding peptidylprolyl isomerase, producing the protein MLKKMRSLSRPIIWVTAILFIGGMGTMGISQIFTEHKQYVGEIAGNKIQYDNFYKMVQNAYSDYRQNNPDEVIDEEKMRGFNDQTWDQLIQKIVLEKAIKKYNIKVTDQEVAAKIVNDPPPMLTSHESFQTDGKFDKAKYLQALQNPEIDWSWLESYDNRLLLYEKFQNMLNANIIVTEEEVKKDFIGKNEKAKAEIMIFSPELIDSVVVTDAEIEKYYYAFKDDYWKKAQRKLKYVSIPLIPTVEDIKHVENLINDIYKMLEEGDNFDELAKDYSQGPSAPKGGDLGWFGKGKMVPEFEEKAFSMKSGEFSKPIKTQFGWHIIKLVDTRTKDDVKEVHAKHILLKEEPGADARKNQERFANDFYDQCQVDSFDVIAKKFGYEVKESKEFGDERSYIPGIGQAKILLEFAFSHDLNQICEPYIMKDNNYVIAQIIDKSNAHYETINEVEDAIVPKIEKIKKMNLVKPIADSIAKQINADNFTTIAEENELKI